In the Scomber japonicus isolate fScoJap1 chromosome 18, fScoJap1.pri, whole genome shotgun sequence genome, one interval contains:
- the nags gene encoding N-acetylglutamate synthase, mitochondrial — protein MAKVNSGSSGCRAMVMAGRYLSNPSPPVLTRAPGQQQRRMLGPPRRMMSSNAAGTGGKTAALAQPEHLGYFSAADRQVLANRNLIYRDVKAFLNEVGGDPQEARYWLTQFQRASASQSPAFAVLEVDSSVFDSREMVHRLAFGLSFLQRMDMKPVVVMGWSEDDETRPAEPGTGALCTRGLVERSQQLTEALQQHSGTILPFFSAESFLLLNEAPRGSSVPPSLSLDTSLLQWSLNCGTIPLVCPVGRDWRGCSVMLDPIDVTAAVCRALQPHKVMFLNNSGGLRSQDHKVLGTVSLPSDLPGLSTAAWLSATERRRVTAIARLLNQLSTESSAVITSADTLLTELFSHRGSGSLFKNGDPIHRYSSLDGIDVERLLALINMSFDKTLRYDYIDSLKGRLHSIYLSEGYSAAAIITMEPVNSGTPYLDKFVVSSSKQGQGTSQILWECIRQDLGKLFWRSRATNKINPWYFKHCDGSFVNGVWTVFWLGLTDIRDSYELVEYAKNLPDSFHASSLTASQQPPPPAAGS, from the exons ATGGCCAAAGTAAACAGCGGTTCCTCCGGTTGCCGGGCCATGGTCATGGCAGGAAGATACCTGTCGAACCCGTCTCCCCCGGTGCTGACCCGTGCTCCCGGCCAGCAGCAGCGGAGGATGTTGGGGCCCCCGCGCCGCATGATGAGCTCGAACGCGGCCGGCACGGGAGGAAAGACCGCGGCTTTGGCCCAGCCGGAGCATCTGGGGTATTTCTCCGCCGCAGACCGACAAGTGCTGGCCAACCGGAATCTGATATACCGGGACGTGAAGGCTTTCCTTAATGAAGTCGGTGGAGACCCACAGGAGGCCCGATACTGGCTGACCCAGTTTCAGAGAGCGAGTGCATCTCAGTCTCCTGCTTTTGCTGTACTGGAG gtggaCAGCTCTGTGTTCGACAGCAGGGAGATGGTTCATAGGCTGGCTTTTGGGCTCTCCTTCCTGCAGCGGATGGATATGAAGCCTGTGGTGGTGATGGGCTGGTCTGAGGATGACGAGACGAGGCCTGCAGAACCGGGGACTGGGGCTCTCTGCACCAGGGGGCTAGTAGAGCGGAGTCAACAGCTAACCGAGGCTCTGCAGCAGCACTCGGGCACTATCCTGCCTTTCTTCTCAGCTGAGTCCTTCCTCCTGCTGAATGAAGCACCACGTGGAAGCAG TGTTCCACCCTCCCTTTCTTTGGATACCAGCCTCCTCCAGTGGAGTCTGAACTGCGGGACAATCCCATTGGTTTGCCCAGTGGGGAGGGACTGGCGAGGTTGCTCAGTAATGTTGGACCCGATAGATGTGACGGCGGCCGTTTGCCGAGCCCTGCAGCCCCACAAAGTCATGTTCCTGAACAACTCAGGAGGTCTGCGCAGCCAAGACCACAAG GTGCTGGGCACAGTGTCGTTGCCTAGCGACCTTCCCGGTCTGTCCACAGCGGCGTGGCTGAGCGCTACGGAGCGCCGCAGAGTTACCGCTATAGCCAGACTGCTCAATCAGCTGTCGACCGAGTCCTCTGCAGTGATCACCTCTGCTGACACTCTGCTGACCGAGCTGTTCAGCCACAGAG GGTCTGGGTCACTCTTTAAAAACGGAGACCCCATACACCG gtacAGCTCTTTGGATGGGATTGATGTTGAGCGTCTTCTGGCTCTCATTAACATGTCATTTGATAAAACTCTGAGGTACGATTACATCGACTCTCTGAAAGGACGACTGCACTCCATCTACCTCTCTGAAGG TTACAGCGCAGCAGCCATCATCACCATGGAGCCGGTGAACAGCGGCACTCCTTACCTTGACAAGTTTGTGGTGAGCAGCAGTAAGCAGGGCCAGGGTACCAGCCAAATTCTGTGGGAGTGTATCAGACAAGACCTGGGCAAACTGTTCTGGAGGTCCAGAGCCACCAACAAGATCAACCCATG GTACTTCAAGCACTGTGATGGGAGCTTTGTTAATGGGGTATGGACAGTGTTCTGGTTGGGCCTGACAGACATCAGAGATTCCTATGAGCTGGTGGAGTATGCCAAGAATCTCCCCGACTCTTTCCACGCCTCCTCTCTCACCGCCTCCCAGCAGCCCCCACCACCTGCCGCAGGGTCATGA